In Nocardioides conyzicola, one genomic interval encodes:
- a CDS encoding glycoside hydrolase family 3 C-terminal domain-containing protein has translation MTSDIGPHAYYNAPIPRLGIPAMKMADATAGIGPRGWTVPGTGDRATAMPAGLALAASFDPELAKRYASVVTDEARRTGHNILLGPNADIIRQPWWGRESETMSEDPLLTSAITTPYVREVQSQNVIADMKHYIAYNQETNRANGQNTIVSERAIHETYLPPYEAAIRDARLGSVMCSFNKIGGTYACENDHALGDWLRDELNFDGFVISDFGAVHSTVPSVLAGTDVEAGTQAFYGPRLVQAVANGELSEADLDASVLRILRTMFRIGLFDTNYTVSPLPVRAHGAVARQVEERAITLLKNGSGANAALPLRANDLDSIAVIGGDANIAMAQSGAPYVKPTYSVSPLDGIRNLAEQRGISVDYAPGTDPVNGASMLGGFQAVPSAVLRPQEGNEAGLTAYFWKTTDRAPAPDVVRVERQVNYDVALLSASDGLRSSQVLPPPAANGQTAGAAVYRGTITPPTSGEYRFSLSGWGTARLEIGGKELIDMSGENGYRTLESQSIDLQAGRPYDIRVDYVADHPLAAIDQGALKLGWETPSGTVSPDIAAAAKMAHNSDAAIVVVTNYESEQRDRDDLVLPNNQNQLISEVLAANPNTIVVLQTGGPVEMPWLPDAPAVVQTYFGGQEVGSALANVLFGRVAPQGRLPLTYPASEDDVPVPSPLDGIADPDVSYDDGVFVGYRSYATTGTKPLFAFGHGLTYTRFRYGGLRLNSDNKARIRVSFTVRNVGSRAGVEVPQVYLGSLPTSVPTPARSLAGWARVQLRPGQTRRVTVTIDRRQLSYWSEEDEGWVTPAGSVRVFVGSSVADTALRGTARVN, from the coding sequence ATGACCAGCGACATCGGTCCTCACGCCTACTACAACGCACCGATCCCCCGCCTTGGGATTCCTGCGATGAAAATGGCGGATGCAACTGCGGGGATTGGTCCCCGTGGCTGGACAGTGCCGGGGACAGGAGATCGCGCCACAGCGATGCCTGCGGGCCTGGCGCTGGCTGCAAGCTTCGATCCCGAACTTGCCAAGCGCTACGCGAGCGTGGTGACCGATGAGGCGCGCCGCACCGGGCACAACATTCTCCTTGGGCCCAACGCCGACATCATTCGACAGCCCTGGTGGGGTCGTGAGTCGGAGACGATGAGCGAAGACCCCCTGCTCACGAGCGCGATCACCACCCCGTACGTGCGAGAGGTTCAATCTCAGAACGTCATCGCCGACATGAAGCACTACATCGCCTACAACCAAGAGACCAACCGTGCCAACGGGCAGAACACCATCGTCTCTGAGCGTGCGATACACGAGACGTACCTGCCACCCTACGAAGCAGCCATCAGGGACGCACGCCTGGGCAGCGTCATGTGCTCGTTCAACAAGATTGGTGGCACCTACGCGTGCGAGAACGACCACGCCCTGGGCGACTGGCTACGCGACGAGTTGAACTTCGACGGGTTCGTGATCAGTGACTTTGGAGCCGTGCACAGCACCGTTCCATCGGTACTCGCGGGAACCGACGTCGAGGCGGGAACGCAAGCGTTCTACGGCCCTCGACTCGTCCAGGCAGTCGCCAACGGGGAACTCAGCGAGGCTGACCTCGACGCTTCCGTGCTGCGCATCCTGCGCACCATGTTTCGGATCGGACTGTTCGACACGAACTACACCGTGAGTCCACTGCCGGTTCGCGCCCACGGTGCCGTGGCCAGACAAGTCGAGGAAAGAGCGATCACGCTGCTAAAGAACGGGTCGGGAGCCAACGCTGCTCTCCCGCTGAGGGCAAACGACCTCGACTCCATCGCCGTCATTGGAGGTGACGCAAATATCGCCATGGCGCAGAGCGGCGCGCCATACGTCAAGCCCACCTACTCCGTCTCTCCGCTCGACGGCATTCGCAACCTCGCCGAGCAGCGAGGAATCTCGGTGGACTACGCCCCCGGCACGGACCCGGTAAACGGCGCGTCCATGTTGGGCGGATTCCAGGCGGTCCCATCGGCGGTACTTCGCCCGCAGGAAGGCAACGAGGCCGGCCTGACGGCGTACTTCTGGAAAACAACCGATCGTGCTCCTGCCCCCGACGTGGTGCGCGTAGAGCGGCAAGTCAACTATGACGTCGCCCTACTGAGTGCCTCGGACGGGTTGCGCTCATCCCAGGTGCTGCCGCCCCCGGCAGCCAATGGGCAGACCGCCGGTGCCGCCGTATACCGCGGCACCATTACGCCGCCAACTTCCGGGGAGTACCGCTTCAGCCTGAGTGGCTGGGGGACGGCACGTCTCGAGATCGGCGGCAAGGAACTCATCGACATGAGCGGCGAGAACGGATACCGCACCCTGGAGTCGCAGTCGATTGACTTGCAGGCCGGAAGGCCATATGACATCCGCGTCGACTACGTCGCAGATCATCCGCTTGCAGCAATCGACCAGGGTGCACTCAAGCTCGGGTGGGAGACACCGTCGGGAACCGTCTCTCCGGACATCGCAGCCGCTGCCAAGATGGCACACAACAGCGATGCAGCCATCGTGGTCGTCACGAACTACGAGAGCGAGCAGCGAGACCGCGACGACCTTGTCTTGCCCAATAATCAGAACCAGCTGATCAGCGAGGTGCTGGCGGCAAATCCGAACACAATCGTGGTGTTGCAGACCGGTGGTCCCGTCGAGATGCCTTGGCTGCCGGACGCCCCTGCAGTCGTTCAGACCTACTTCGGCGGTCAGGAAGTCGGGTCGGCATTGGCGAACGTACTGTTCGGCCGGGTTGCACCCCAGGGAAGGCTGCCTCTTACGTACCCCGCATCCGAAGACGACGTGCCGGTGCCCAGCCCCTTAGACGGCATTGCGGACCCCGATGTGTCTTATGACGACGGTGTCTTCGTGGGCTATCGCAGCTACGCAACTACTGGAACTAAGCCATTGTTCGCGTTCGGCCATGGTCTGACCTACACCCGGTTCCGATATGGCGGGCTACGCCTCAACTCGGACAACAAGGCGCGGATCCGAGTGAGCTTCACCGTCCGAAATGTCGGCAGCAGAGCGGGCGTCGAAGTTCCCCAGGTGTATCTCGGTTCCTTGCCGACCTCGGTACCCACACCGGCTCGCTCGCTCGCCGGCTGGGCTCGGGTCCAACTCCGCCCAGGCCAAACTCGGCGGGTCACAGTGACGATCGACCGTCGTCAGTTGTCGTACTGGAGCGAAGAGGACGAAGGCTGGGTCACTCCGGCAGGTTCCGTTCGCGTCTTCGTTGGTTCTTCGGTGGCCGATACCGCGCTTCGCGGTACGGCGCGAGTGAACTGA
- a CDS encoding amidohydrolase family protein — protein MTTHPCIAAIDVHVHAVPPALLERVGRGEFPGIELSSNGTSSMLTFVDMASSPPVPLSMTSAAALAASSAAQHVALQLLGPWTDFFGYTLPETVAVDWCRAYNIELVEMCAGNPHQLPMATIPLIFPSRAVAELHAARALGCHGVMIGTDLPGGLHLGSAELDPVWEAAAALDMPVLLHPTRLDVPGELNVAGLKNAVGRAEPTAIALTRLLYAGVLNRHPELSFIACHGGGGFAAVAPRVLRNHEIGWSETDVDVQEGVSRLYFDSVVLDPRLLGFLVEVYGADRFVLGSDLPFPWEPHPVATLIASDLGADATASIAHKNARQLYRLPSVPRCPACSA, from the coding sequence GTGACGACACACCCGTGCATCGCTGCGATCGACGTTCACGTTCACGCGGTCCCGCCAGCCTTGCTGGAGCGTGTGGGGCGTGGTGAGTTTCCGGGGATCGAGCTGTCCTCTAACGGCACCTCCTCGATGTTGACCTTCGTCGACATGGCGTCCTCACCCCCGGTCCCTCTGTCGATGACGAGTGCCGCCGCACTTGCCGCGTCGTCTGCCGCTCAGCACGTAGCCCTTCAATTGCTAGGCCCCTGGACCGACTTCTTCGGCTATACGCTGCCTGAGACCGTCGCGGTCGATTGGTGCCGCGCGTACAACATCGAGCTGGTCGAGATGTGCGCGGGCAACCCGCACCAGCTCCCCATGGCGACGATCCCGCTCATCTTTCCGTCCCGAGCGGTCGCGGAGCTGCACGCAGCTCGCGCCTTGGGCTGTCACGGCGTCATGATCGGTACGGACCTTCCCGGCGGCCTTCACCTCGGATCTGCTGAGCTGGATCCCGTGTGGGAGGCAGCCGCCGCGTTGGACATGCCCGTTCTGCTGCATCCCACGCGCCTCGACGTGCCGGGAGAGCTGAACGTCGCCGGTCTCAAGAACGCTGTCGGGAGGGCGGAGCCGACGGCGATCGCGCTGACCCGGCTTCTCTACGCCGGCGTGCTGAATCGGCACCCCGAGCTGTCATTCATCGCCTGCCACGGTGGCGGAGGTTTCGCCGCGGTGGCGCCGAGGGTGCTTCGGAACCACGAGATCGGGTGGTCCGAGACCGACGTCGACGTCCAGGAGGGCGTCAGCCGCCTGTACTTTGACAGCGTCGTGCTCGACCCGCGTCTCTTGGGGTTCCTGGTCGAGGTCTACGGCGCGGACCGGTTCGTCCTTGGTTCCGACCTGCCGTTTCCATGGGAGCCGCACCCGGTCGCAACTCTGATCGCATCCGACCTCGGTGCGGATGCCACCGCCAGCATTGCTCACAAGAACGCTCGCCAGCTGTACCGTTTGCCTTCTGTCCCGCGGTGCCCCGCCTGCTCGGCGTGA